From a single Miscanthus floridulus cultivar M001 chromosome 8, ASM1932011v1, whole genome shotgun sequence genomic region:
- the LOC136473197 gene encoding alpha carbonic anhydrase 7-like gives MSPARRHLRLAVAALLTAALLLSAAVPAARAHLETEHEEEFSYIPGDEHGPEHWGSIKAEWAACGTGRMQSPIDLSHERVSLVRSLGYLHHSYRPAEASIVNRGHDIMVRFEGDAGSLVINGTAYYLKQLHWHSPAEHTVDGRRNDMELHLVHESAEKKAAVIAILYEVGRHDDAFLRHLEPFIRRIADVRDREERVGMVDPRRARGSASVYYRYMGSLTAPPCTEGVIWTIVKRVRTVSKYQLELLREAVHDDTENNARPLQEANNRHISIFRPKPDDKHY, from the exons atgTCTCCAGCTCGCCGCCACCTCCGCCTCGCCGTCGCGGCGCTCCTCACTGCCGCCCTCCTGCTCTCCGCCGCTGTGCCGGCCGCCAGAGCGCATTTAGAAACCGAGCACGAGGAGGAGTTCAGCTACATCCCCGGCGACGAGCACGGGCCGGAGCACTGGGGCAGCATCAAGGCGGAGTGGGCGGCGTGCGGCACGGGGCGAATGCAGTCGCCCATCGACCTCTCCCACGAGCGCGTCTCGCTGGTGCGCTCCCTCGGCTACCTGCACCACTCCTACCGCCCCGCCGAGGCCTCCATCGTCAACCGCGGCCACGACATTATGGTGAGGTTCGAGGGCGACGCCGGGAGCCTGGTGATCAACGGCACGGCGTACTACCTCAAGCAGCTGCACTGGCACTCGCCCGCCGAGCACACCGTCGACGGCCGCAGGAACGACATGGAGCTGCACCTGGTGCACGAGAGCGCCGAGAAGAAGGCCGCGGTGATCGCCATCCTCTACGAGGTCGGCCGCCACGACGACGCGTTCCTCCGCCACCTGGAGCCCTTCATCCGGCGGATCGCCGACGTGCGAGACCGGGAGGAGCGCGTCGGTATGGTCGACCCGCGGCGCGCACGCGGCAGCGCCAGCGTCTACTACCGCTACATGGGCTCCCTCACCGCGCCGCCCTGCACCGAGGGGGTCATCTGGACCATCGTCAAGAGG GTTCGCACCGTGTCCAAGTACCAGCTGGAGCTTCTCAGGGAAGCCGTGCACGAC GACACGGAGAACAATGCGAGGCCGCTTCAGGAGGCGAACAACAGACACATCAGCATCTTCCGTCCTAAGCCCGATGATAAGCATTATTAG
- the LOC136473199 gene encoding alpha carbonic anhydrase 7-like — MGPAPHLRGLTAAAALLAAALVLSAAVPAARAQEETEHEEEFSYVVGDENGPEHWGSIKVEWANCSAGRMQSPIDLSHERVSLVRSLGYLTHSYRPAEASIVNRGHDIMVRFKGDAGSLVINGTAYYLKQMHWHSPTEHTVHGRRYDMELHLVHQTLENKTAVIGILYEIGGEDPFLQALEPSIHRIADRQDREEPVGVVDPRRARGRASVYYRYMGSLTTPPCTEGVIWTVVKRVRTVSKHQLELLREAVHDDMEKNARPVQDVNDRDISIFRPKPHKHY; from the exons ATGGGTCCAGCTCCCCATCTCCGCGGCCTCACCGCCGCCGCGGCCCTCCTCGCGGCGGCCCTCGTGCTCTCCGCCGCCGTCCCGGCCGCGAGAGCCCAGGAGGAAACCGAGCACGAGGAGGAGTTCAGCTACGTGGTCGGCGACGAGAACGGGCCGGAGCACTGGGGCAGCATCAAGGTGGAGTGGGCCAACTGCAGCGCGGGGCGGATGCAGTCCCCGATCGACCTCTCCCACGAGCGCGTCTCGCTGGTGCGCTCCCTCGGCTACCTCACCCACTCCTACCGCCCCGCCGAGGCCTCCATCGTCAACCGCGGCCACGACATCATG GTGAGGTTCAAGGGCGACGCTGGCAGCCTGGTGATCAACGGCACGGCGTACTACCTGAAGCAGATGCACTGGCACTCGCCCACCGAGCACACCGTCCACGGCCGCAG GTACGACATGGAGCTGCACCTGGTGCACCAGACCCTTGAGAACAAGACGGCGGTGATCGGCATCCTCTACGAGATCGGCGGCGAGGACCCGTTCCTGCAAGCGCTGGAGCCGTCCATCCACCGGATCGCCGACAGGCAGGACAGGGAGGAGCCCGTCGGCGTGGTGGACCCGCGGCGCGCGCGCGGCAGGGCCAGCGTCTACTACCGCTACATGGGCTCCCTCACCACGCCGCCCTGCACCGAGGGGGTCATCTGGACCGTCGTCAAGAGG GTTCGCACCGTGTCCAAGCACCAGCTGGAGCTTCTCAGGGAAGCCGTGCACGAC GACATGGAGAAGAACGCGAGGCCGGTTCAGGACGTGAACGACAGAGATATCAGCATCTTCCGCC